Part of the Lotus japonicus ecotype B-129 chromosome 6, LjGifu_v1.2 genome, GCAAATGGATTCAGATTCAAGAAAGCAACCCAACagtatattaaaaaatgaagtCATAGACATTACGAGCACAAGCATATCTTTGGCACGTGAAAGCTGCCTAATGCAAATGTTTGGTGCTTCTGTCAAGCTTATAAGTTTGGGTTCTGTTGTTTGTGGAAAGCTGTGGTGCAGTAAGCACACGATATATCCCAAAGGTATGCCACAGTGTAGGATCTTTTCCCAGCCtagattttacttttgatttttttcttttccgaATTCTAACCTCTGTATattttgataaaattttaaaggATTCACAAGTCGAGTTGACTTCTTAAACATTCTTGATCCAACAAGAATTTCTAGCTATATTTGTCAAGTCATTGATGCTGGATTACTTGGCCCTCTTTTCAAGGTATCATTCCCGACCTTTTATCTGTTTTAGGTTTTAAAATGAATTCATAGTGATAAGTCACTGTTTCTAGATCTCTATTATGAAAACTTGCTGGTTTTAATTGCATTGACATGTCTAACTGAAGTATATTTCTTTCTCCTCTCGTAAAATATATTTCAGGTTACCATGGAGGAAAATCCAACTGAGGCTTTCACAGATATCTCAGCGGATAAGTGTTGGGAATCAGTTCTCAAGAGACTAAATTATGAAATCATGAGGCGGAAGAATCTTGGTGAGCTGGAACTTCCTCCCTTAGAGCTTCTGAAAAGGATTAATGGTCTTCGAATGTTTGGCTTCCTTTCACCATCCTTTATTCAGGTAACTTAACACATCAATCTCACATATATTTTTCCACAACTTTAGTTAACACTAATATCACCTGTTAAATTGTTGAATAAAGTCACATTGTTCAAATCTCTACCAAATTGTGTGAACAAGATTAACACAGCTTATTTTGGTCAAGCATGTTAATCAACTTCtgaattaattttgattaatttaGTAAACTCTTAAATAACTCTTTTAGAATCTTTCCCTGGAAAATCATTCTCGCTCCTGATGTTCGATTACATTCTGACCAACATTTTCAGGCTATTGAAGCTCAAGATCCCAGTCATCAGTGTGTAGAGTACTGGAATCACAAAGTTCTCCTTGCATCTTCAGGCAGTTTCATTGATAACATAAAGCTCACATATGGTTCTAGCAGCTCTATAGATAATGTCAATACCAAAGTTTTTGGTATCAAATTGATTGTGCTGCCAAAAGATAACATAGATGGAAGTTGCCATTCCCTTGAAGAGATGAAACAAATACTACAAAGGGCAAGTCCTGATGAGTTAAGCACAATGCATAAGTTACTCAGCTCTGATGCACAGTGCTCTCAGTGGAGAATGGCATTGATAGATCTGATTGATGAGATCCAGAAAGCCTGTAGATAAACAGGAAAAGTGATCACAATTCTTTCTGATCCTGGATAGTCTTATTTCAATTTAGTCATTAGTTAGGGCCATTCTTTCAGGGATAAATTAAACTGAAGTTGCTGGGTGAAGCCAAGACAAAATTTTGCTACTTGCCCACAATCAATGACCTAATTTCAAACTTTCCTTTGCATTTTTCCTTTTACAGTCTAGCCTTTAGGTGTTGCTGGATTTAGGGTTATATTTATTTCTATTCTCTTTTCAATCTGTATATACACAGAAAATCACATGCAGTTGTTGCAATAAGTGATAAAAGTAGGGGAAATACATGGTGAATGCATTTTCTTCTGCTCAGAATTTTGAATGTATGATCATCGACTCAACTCTCAAGCAAACAGCCATGCACGAATCGCCACATCCTGCATTAATttcttttatacttttttttggaGGTAGGAGGAAAAATAGGAGGAACGTGTATGAGTGGTAAAAATGTAAGAGGAGAGAGTATGAGAGGAAAATGAGGTGATTTTTAAGTTGTTTGGTTTGgattgagagaaaaaaatggAGAATTGATGGAAAAGTGGTAAGAAATATAAGGAGGGTCATTGGatattgctaatttttttttcgaaagcataAATTGTATTGATATCAACGTGAGGAGATAAACAGGATATACACTTATTCCTCTCTTATTCCTCTTCCCCTCACACCAACTGCCACACCTAATGGTACACTCACCCCCACCCCCTCCGGCACTTAAACTTTTTCTTCTTGCTAAAAACCATAGCCACCCTCCGTCGTCTTACCTTGTCTTTGCCCCCACCTTCGGTAACCTCTACCCTCCCCCTCTGCATTCACCGCAACTTCCACCCCTTCCTCCATCCACCTATGTCAACCCCCGTTAGCAACCCTCACATTTGATGAACCTGGAGCCTAAATCTAATCATATTGTAGTTGAACAATAGTAAAATTGCACACATGAAACTTTATGTAAGAACGACACGTGACCTTAATGTTTTTTAATGTGATAATTTTCTCAACTCAAATTTTCAGTCCACATGTCGTATTGTAGTTGGGCAATAGTAAAACAAACATGGAATTGTATGTAAGTTTTACTCTTCTTCAAAGGAAAAACTTATGTACACAGCTTTGGATATTATTTGTGTTGTTGTGGAATAAAATCTCACTTGCCCACCatcttaataattttttaatgtgaTAATATCCTTAACTCATTATAGTTGCACAACTCTAAAAACCGCACAGATGGACTTATATGTAAATATTGTCATTTTGAAAATAATGGTTGTTTACAAAAGTTTGTTGAGTATTCTATTTAAGGATAATTTGATAATTGACTAAAATAAAGCTCAAACCCTCGTatcagtttttcaaaaatattGGTGAACCACTCAAATACCTCAGTCATCTTTATTTGTGATGGTTTTAAACCTCCTCAAaacacattcattttttttcttcatgttttCCATTTTGTGGCGGTATGTAACCGTCACAAAAGTGAATGTCCAAGACACTGAGATTTATGAGAGTAATGTGAGAAGCTATTAAGAAACCAAATACTCAACAGAATTATAAGCAAAAATATGATGCCAATCTAAAATTGGAAGAGTTAAATACATTTTACCTTAATTTGTAATTCTTTTTTCTATAATAAATTTTCATACTTAACAATTTAGTCATTTACCTTCTAGAAAAGAGGATCAAGAGGGAAAAGAAATTCacagaaagaaaaataatactCCATTCAACTTTTTACATGCTGcacaacaaaaaaattcaatgaATGCACTATGCACATCATTACAAACTAAACAACAGGTAATCAAAACCAAATCATACAAATCCAGTTTGGATAATGATTTATTGGAGCTTTATCTACTTAAAAAATGTACAAAAGAAGCTCTAATAATTGCTTTTTGGTTTTCATCCAAACAGGTACTAACCCTGTTAAAACATTATTACACTACCAAGCAAGCATCAAGAAGAGTTGCAGAACAGCGAAACAGGGGAAGAAGAAAGCGACGCCGTGGAGGGGTGCTGCGGCGGCGGAGCTCCATGGCGTGCCGATGGGCAAGAAGGGAGTGGTGGGAGGAAGCCCGTCGCTGAACAGTGAGTAATCAAGAAGCGACTTGACGCCGTGGACGGCGAGGGAAGGGGTGTTGTAGAGATCCGGGTGGGTGATTAGCGTTCCGTCGACGGAGTAGTTCGCGGCGGAGTTTCCGGTGACGGCGATGGATTTCCCGGGGAGGAGTGTGGGGAGGCGGGAGTGGAGGGGGAAGAGGAGGAGGTCGGAGAAGGTGAGTCGTTGAGGGACGACGTGGTAGGGGAAGAGAGTGGGGTCGAGGATGGCGGTGGCGGCGGCGTCTTGCGGCACGAAGAGCGTGAGACTGAGCGATGGGTTGGACATTGAGAGGATGCTTGCCCACTGGTTGGCGCTGGTGTCGCCGGCTCCGATGAGTGCGTTGATGATGTTGTTGATTTCTTGCGTTGAGAGTTGTGGAATCTGAGACGGTGGAAGTGGTGGCGGTGCTGTTGTTGGGTTTGTGGCGGTGAACAATGTCAGGaagagaaggaggagaaggaggagatgAGGAGAAAGGTTGATTTCCATGATGTGCATTGTGTGTTCTTGGGTTTCTTGCTCATGAAGGAATGAGGAGAAGGGGTTGGAGATTAGAGGGGTTTCTTTGGGGTTTTGTATTGAATGAGGGGAAAGAGGTGCTTACAAAGAAGCACACAAAGAAGAGTTTTCTTTTTAATCTCTTTCAACCTTCCATACTACTTAAAATTTTGTCAAATATTTAGTCATCACCCAAAAATAAGAAGGTTATCAATAAGTGAACAATAAGTATTCACATCTAATAAGCTTGTTTATATGTTGCACTAAAATGTGGAAGCACATTCATTCTAATCCAAATTAGAATGGAGTCAATGTTACTTTGCAATGTTGCAAACATTAACACCAAGGGTTATTTGGTTTGTCAGTGCACCCATGGATATTTTGGACAATCTAAGGCGATGTTCTCGGACACTTTCCGCTCCCTCCTTGCCCCTTCCCACACCATTCTTGATTCTGTCACAAGAGACTCTGATTCCAACGGCAACGCATTCTTGCTCTTCATGCTTGACTTCAATTGCGGGCAGCTTTACCATTCAGCACTTGCTCACTGCTCAAAATTGAAGCTTTAAGCAACAACGCATTCTTCTCATGCTCGAAAGTGGTTATGGTCTCATCGCCAATGGCGATGTCACCAGAGTGTTTGGAGATGGAGGTGGGTTCATAGGAAAAGGCAATGTTGCTCTTGTGGGGGTTTGTGGCAACGGCCTAGAGGTCAAATTTGGAGCTGAGGGTGGAAGAGGAGGAGGTGAGGTTGAGATGTGAGAGCTTGAGGGACACGACAATGAAGGAAGGGTGGTGGGGGCGGTAGAGATGAGCCTTCTTGACCAGAAAAGTTGGGTTGATGCCAccgttggggggggggggggggggggcttcTGCAGGCTGCGGCGACGCATGATGTTTAGGAGAAGGGTTTGTCTTGTGTTCACATTTTTACCATTTCATCATTCATTCAAGAATATTCCAAGAATCTCAGATCCAATGATGTTTAATCAATGCTCCACCATATACATACCTTAGAACAAACATGCTCTAAGACATACATTTCATATGGATCAAAAAAATAACACTCCTCTCGTTTGCCTGCATTACACATGTATACATATATCCGGAAATGTTTTTACACAAAAGCCAATATATACTGATCAATCAATTCACTCGTCAAGTTGATATGGGTTCTTTATCACTGCTATGAATAAACAAATTGATAGAAAAACACTATTAGAAGTTAAGTCAGGTCATCTTCGTCCAGCTGCTCATCATCTTCAGCAGTGGCAGTCTTAAATCCACTCACATCACCTGTCGGAAGTTTCCTTGCAAGCTTAATGATCTGCACAAAATTTACTCCAAAGTGTCACAAATTTGAGTCCACATCAATAAAAGTAATAGTGTCAGTAATAACTGATTGAAGAATGCTTTTGTGTAAGCAAACTTGGTATATGATAAGAGAAGTAGAGAACTGGGACTCAGGGCTTTTACTAGAATCCAATAGACAATTAATTGTAACAGACAGGTAAAAATCTTGAGTTAAATATCAGATCTATTTAATTCATGGGCTCAGAGAAAAAGAAGACATGTTACTGTGACAAACAGCGAGATTGTATTCATTACATTTAGTTGTCTCACATTCCAAAAGAAAACCTCCATATAAACTTAATTACTTACTACATGGTCAAGATGGGACACAGCGCTTGACTGAGCAATGCGCTTGATTTCTTCAACGTCTCCGTCAGTGTAGGCAGCAAGAAACTTGCTAGCACAACGACTCTGATCACTGCTGAGAAAAGCATCAATCCTAGAGACAAGACAAGCATTCATGCCCACTTATTCATTAGTTCAAAGATGAATTCAATGGAGCATGAGAATGATTACAGATAATAGCTAATGTTATAAATGACAGATATTTTATTTATAGGATTTATGCAATGAAtatgatgttatgatgcttttggAGGAAGAGAATACTTGAGGGGGAAATATAAGAAGCAAAGCCACCAGGATAAAAGAAACAGCAACCATAATTATAATGAGTTCAGTTAAATTTTGTTTACAGTATGGCAGCATAGCAAGGAGTTGGCATAAACTTACTGAGAGCAATCATTATAGCATTTCTGTGCTTGCTTAAAGTCATGAGCATAAAGGTAGATAATAATCGCACCAAGGTATGCCTGCGTATAAGATAAGGTATACGGGAGAAAGTTTAtcacaaaataataataagtaaatTTCAGCACATTTACACAATGCTTATAAAGAATTTAGTAGGTAAAGTATAATTGTGTCGGGAATAGGGAGGACAAAAAATACACACACAAACATGCCTGCACAATTAATATCTGAAGTTCCACTCCACTGACGAACCAAAACCAACTTGCTATTTAACTTAGTCCATAAGTACTTCCATCAGGTTATATTTATTTTAGGGACAAATTTGTTGAAAAGCTAGACTTCAAGG contains:
- the LOC130724120 gene encoding FAS1 domain-containing protein SELMODRAFT_448915-like encodes the protein MHIMEINLSPHLLLLLLLFLTLFTATNPTTAPPPLPPSQIPQLSTQEINNIINALIGAGDTSANQWASILSMSNPSLSLTLFVPQDAAATAILDPTLFPYHVVPQRLTFSDLLLFPLHSRLPTLLPGKSIAVTGNSAANYSVDGTLITHPDLYNTPSLAVHGVKSLLDYSLFSDGLPPTTPFLPIGTPWSSAAAAPLHGVAFFFPCFAVLQLFLMLAW